A part of Capsicum annuum cultivar UCD-10X-F1 chromosome 6, UCD10Xv1.1, whole genome shotgun sequence genomic DNA contains:
- the LOC107872805 gene encoding type 2 DNA topoisomerase 6 subunit B-like isoform X1, with product MEMEISSVKMLYKHLIFCAVQRCRMADYLCRLTVKLTPVSRFGLPLVRISVSDTGVGSKLEDYQYLKYRNDPILANQWDGMLYLATTSVSDSEIHNLNLNLKESNSVGTLTKLPSTAKNGAKFSGTEVSVSISKSLDDLLAEVTCFLQKVQFSCLSADSTNDFSNYKEISVNYSFPWHFMQMILLKVPKVVMELLVGGDDSLGSQIGSRILVIEGSSVYSPVESIKCLKLGLKDYVRKHQTRFSVGENLKVGTGVANSSGSSQGNSQVVEAVVIISEMSELVPSSCIREQDMKTEVLYFEDFVSCSIAQSSLDALTNINWKSYGLALRSIANHDGSVMLEWENLLPDFHIHIAIHCYHRQVKQWVAENSLPDRNLVRKAVKCALDDLKENNQGVLLSRRALKMCDYAPDLAKTLAQLILSSNDLNFQEECCSLLGVQSQEVNMDNVGNCIREKIISVIGLNDRNSQKNKEAPTFLFEDDCFQKEHFMEEEYHEGEEAYNFLDL from the exons ATGGAAATGGAAATCTCCTCTGTGAAAATGCTCTATAAACAT CTCATTTTCTGCGCCGTTCAACGATGCCGCATGGCCGATTATCTCTGCAGATTAACCGTGAAGTTGACCCCCGTCTCTCGATTTGGCCTCCCGCTCGTTCGAATTTCAG TTTCTGATACCGGTGTTGGGAGCAAACTGGAGGACTATCAGTATTTGAAATACAGAAATGACCCTATTCTAGCTAATCAATGGG ATGGGATGCTTTATCTTGCAACTACAA GCGTATCTGATAGTGAGATTCACAATTTAAACTTAAATCTAAAAGAATCTAATTCTGTTGGGACACTGACAAAGCTACCATCAACTGCAAAGAATGGTGCCAAATTCAG TGGGACTGAAGTATCAGTATCAATATCCAAAAGCCTTGATGACTTATTGGCAGAGGTTACTTGCTTTCTTCAAAAGGTGCAGTTTTCATGTCTATCAGCTGATTCTACCAATGATTTCTCAAATTATAAGGAAATTTCCGTTAACTACAGTTTTCCATGGCATTTTATGCAGATGATCCTTTTGAAGGTTCCG AAAGTTGTAATGGAACTCTTAGTAGGTGGTGATGACTCTTTGGGATCACAGATTGGAAGTCGTATTCTGGTAATCGAGGGCAGCTCTGTGTATTCTCCTGTTGAAAGCATAAAATGCTTGAAATTGGGACTCAAGGATTATGTTCGTAAGCACCAAACTCGCTTCTCAGTTGG ggaaaacCTAAAGGTTGGAACTGGGGTTGCTAACTCTTCAGGAAGTTCTCAGGGCAATAGCCAGGTGGTGGAAGCTGTGGTGATTATCAGTGAGATGTCTGAACTAGTTCCTTCTTCCTGCATCAGGGAACAAGACATGAAAACAGAG GTCTTATATTTCGAAGACTTTGTATCTTGTTCTATTGCTCAGTCATCCCTTGATGCATTGACAAACATCAACTGGAAAAGCTATGGGTTGGCTCTGCGGAGCATTGCAAATCATGATGGTAGTGTAATGCTGGAATGGGAGAACCTGCTACCAGATTTCCACATTCATATTGCCATCCATTGTTACCATAGACA GGTAAAACAGTGGGTTGCAGAAAACAGTTTACCTGATCGAAATCTTGTTAGAAAAGCTGTCAAGTGTGCTTTGGATGACTTGAAGGAAAATAATCAAGGGGTTCTCCTAAGTAGACGTGCACTTAAG ATGTGTGATTATGCACCTGACCTTGCAAAAACGCTTGCTCAGCTGATCTTATCCTCCAATGACTTGAACTTCCAAGAAGAATGTTGTTCTCTTCTTGGGGTACAGTCTCAGGAGGTTAACATGGATAATGTTGGAAATTGCATCAGGGAGAAGATAATTTCAGTGATTGGATTAAATGATCGCAACTCCCAGAAAAATAAAGAAGCCCCAACCTTCCTCTTTGAAGACGATTGTTTCCAGAAAGAGCATTTCATGGAGGAGGAATATCATGAAGGTGAAGAAGCTTACAACTTTTTGGATCTGTAG
- the LOC107872805 gene encoding type 2 DNA topoisomerase 6 subunit B-like isoform X2 — translation MEMEISSVKMLYKHLIFCAVQRCRMADYLCRLTVKLTPVSRFGLPLVRISVSDTGVGSKLEDYQYLKYRNDPILANQWDGMLYLATTSVSDSEIHNLNLNLKESNSVGTLTKLPSTAKNGAKFSGTEVSVSISKSLDDLLAEVTCFLQKMILLKVPKVVMELLVGGDDSLGSQIGSRILVIEGSSVYSPVESIKCLKLGLKDYVRKHQTRFSVGENLKVGTGVANSSGSSQGNSQVVEAVVIISEMSELVPSSCIREQDMKTEVLYFEDFVSCSIAQSSLDALTNINWKSYGLALRSIANHDGSVMLEWENLLPDFHIHIAIHCYHRQVKQWVAENSLPDRNLVRKAVKCALDDLKENNQGVLLSRRALKMCDYAPDLAKTLAQLILSSNDLNFQEECCSLLGVQSQEVNMDNVGNCIREKIISVIGLNDRNSQKNKEAPTFLFEDDCFQKEHFMEEEYHEGEEAYNFLDL, via the exons ATGGAAATGGAAATCTCCTCTGTGAAAATGCTCTATAAACAT CTCATTTTCTGCGCCGTTCAACGATGCCGCATGGCCGATTATCTCTGCAGATTAACCGTGAAGTTGACCCCCGTCTCTCGATTTGGCCTCCCGCTCGTTCGAATTTCAG TTTCTGATACCGGTGTTGGGAGCAAACTGGAGGACTATCAGTATTTGAAATACAGAAATGACCCTATTCTAGCTAATCAATGGG ATGGGATGCTTTATCTTGCAACTACAA GCGTATCTGATAGTGAGATTCACAATTTAAACTTAAATCTAAAAGAATCTAATTCTGTTGGGACACTGACAAAGCTACCATCAACTGCAAAGAATGGTGCCAAATTCAG TGGGACTGAAGTATCAGTATCAATATCCAAAAGCCTTGATGACTTATTGGCAGAGGTTACTTGCTTTCTTCAAAAG ATGATCCTTTTGAAGGTTCCG AAAGTTGTAATGGAACTCTTAGTAGGTGGTGATGACTCTTTGGGATCACAGATTGGAAGTCGTATTCTGGTAATCGAGGGCAGCTCTGTGTATTCTCCTGTTGAAAGCATAAAATGCTTGAAATTGGGACTCAAGGATTATGTTCGTAAGCACCAAACTCGCTTCTCAGTTGG ggaaaacCTAAAGGTTGGAACTGGGGTTGCTAACTCTTCAGGAAGTTCTCAGGGCAATAGCCAGGTGGTGGAAGCTGTGGTGATTATCAGTGAGATGTCTGAACTAGTTCCTTCTTCCTGCATCAGGGAACAAGACATGAAAACAGAG GTCTTATATTTCGAAGACTTTGTATCTTGTTCTATTGCTCAGTCATCCCTTGATGCATTGACAAACATCAACTGGAAAAGCTATGGGTTGGCTCTGCGGAGCATTGCAAATCATGATGGTAGTGTAATGCTGGAATGGGAGAACCTGCTACCAGATTTCCACATTCATATTGCCATCCATTGTTACCATAGACA GGTAAAACAGTGGGTTGCAGAAAACAGTTTACCTGATCGAAATCTTGTTAGAAAAGCTGTCAAGTGTGCTTTGGATGACTTGAAGGAAAATAATCAAGGGGTTCTCCTAAGTAGACGTGCACTTAAG ATGTGTGATTATGCACCTGACCTTGCAAAAACGCTTGCTCAGCTGATCTTATCCTCCAATGACTTGAACTTCCAAGAAGAATGTTGTTCTCTTCTTGGGGTACAGTCTCAGGAGGTTAACATGGATAATGTTGGAAATTGCATCAGGGAGAAGATAATTTCAGTGATTGGATTAAATGATCGCAACTCCCAGAAAAATAAAGAAGCCCCAACCTTCCTCTTTGAAGACGATTGTTTCCAGAAAGAGCATTTCATGGAGGAGGAATATCATGAAGGTGAAGAAGCTTACAACTTTTTGGATCTGTAG
- the LOC107872805 gene encoding type 2 DNA topoisomerase 6 subunit B-like isoform X4, with protein sequence MGWDALSCNYNGTEVSVSISKSLDDLLAEVTCFLQKVQFSCLSADSTNDFSNYKEISVNYSFPWHFMQMILLKVPKVVMELLVGGDDSLGSQIGSRILVIEGSSVYSPVESIKCLKLGLKDYVRKHQTRFSVGENLKVGTGVANSSGSSQGNSQVVEAVVIISEMSELVPSSCIREQDMKTEVLYFEDFVSCSIAQSSLDALTNINWKSYGLALRSIANHDGSVMLEWENLLPDFHIHIAIHCYHRQVKQWVAENSLPDRNLVRKAVKCALDDLKENNQGVLLSRRALKMCDYAPDLAKTLAQLILSSNDLNFQEECCSLLGVQSQEVNMDNVGNCIREKIISVIGLNDRNSQKNKEAPTFLFEDDCFQKEHFMEEEYHEGEEAYNFLDL encoded by the exons ATGGG ATGGGATGCTTTATCTTGCAACTACAA TGGGACTGAAGTATCAGTATCAATATCCAAAAGCCTTGATGACTTATTGGCAGAGGTTACTTGCTTTCTTCAAAAGGTGCAGTTTTCATGTCTATCAGCTGATTCTACCAATGATTTCTCAAATTATAAGGAAATTTCCGTTAACTACAGTTTTCCATGGCATTTTATGCAGATGATCCTTTTGAAGGTTCCG AAAGTTGTAATGGAACTCTTAGTAGGTGGTGATGACTCTTTGGGATCACAGATTGGAAGTCGTATTCTGGTAATCGAGGGCAGCTCTGTGTATTCTCCTGTTGAAAGCATAAAATGCTTGAAATTGGGACTCAAGGATTATGTTCGTAAGCACCAAACTCGCTTCTCAGTTGG ggaaaacCTAAAGGTTGGAACTGGGGTTGCTAACTCTTCAGGAAGTTCTCAGGGCAATAGCCAGGTGGTGGAAGCTGTGGTGATTATCAGTGAGATGTCTGAACTAGTTCCTTCTTCCTGCATCAGGGAACAAGACATGAAAACAGAG GTCTTATATTTCGAAGACTTTGTATCTTGTTCTATTGCTCAGTCATCCCTTGATGCATTGACAAACATCAACTGGAAAAGCTATGGGTTGGCTCTGCGGAGCATTGCAAATCATGATGGTAGTGTAATGCTGGAATGGGAGAACCTGCTACCAGATTTCCACATTCATATTGCCATCCATTGTTACCATAGACA GGTAAAACAGTGGGTTGCAGAAAACAGTTTACCTGATCGAAATCTTGTTAGAAAAGCTGTCAAGTGTGCTTTGGATGACTTGAAGGAAAATAATCAAGGGGTTCTCCTAAGTAGACGTGCACTTAAG ATGTGTGATTATGCACCTGACCTTGCAAAAACGCTTGCTCAGCTGATCTTATCCTCCAATGACTTGAACTTCCAAGAAGAATGTTGTTCTCTTCTTGGGGTACAGTCTCAGGAGGTTAACATGGATAATGTTGGAAATTGCATCAGGGAGAAGATAATTTCAGTGATTGGATTAAATGATCGCAACTCCCAGAAAAATAAAGAAGCCCCAACCTTCCTCTTTGAAGACGATTGTTTCCAGAAAGAGCATTTCATGGAGGAGGAATATCATGAAGGTGAAGAAGCTTACAACTTTTTGGATCTGTAG
- the LOC107872805 gene encoding type 2 DNA topoisomerase 6 subunit B-like isoform X3, with protein MLYLATTSVSDSEIHNLNLNLKESNSVGTLTKLPSTAKNGAKFSGTEVSVSISKSLDDLLAEVTCFLQKVQFSCLSADSTNDFSNYKEISVNYSFPWHFMQMILLKVPKVVMELLVGGDDSLGSQIGSRILVIEGSSVYSPVESIKCLKLGLKDYVRKHQTRFSVGENLKVGTGVANSSGSSQGNSQVVEAVVIISEMSELVPSSCIREQDMKTEVLYFEDFVSCSIAQSSLDALTNINWKSYGLALRSIANHDGSVMLEWENLLPDFHIHIAIHCYHRQVKQWVAENSLPDRNLVRKAVKCALDDLKENNQGVLLSRRALKMCDYAPDLAKTLAQLILSSNDLNFQEECCSLLGVQSQEVNMDNVGNCIREKIISVIGLNDRNSQKNKEAPTFLFEDDCFQKEHFMEEEYHEGEEAYNFLDL; from the exons ATGCTTTATCTTGCAACTACAA GCGTATCTGATAGTGAGATTCACAATTTAAACTTAAATCTAAAAGAATCTAATTCTGTTGGGACACTGACAAAGCTACCATCAACTGCAAAGAATGGTGCCAAATTCAG TGGGACTGAAGTATCAGTATCAATATCCAAAAGCCTTGATGACTTATTGGCAGAGGTTACTTGCTTTCTTCAAAAGGTGCAGTTTTCATGTCTATCAGCTGATTCTACCAATGATTTCTCAAATTATAAGGAAATTTCCGTTAACTACAGTTTTCCATGGCATTTTATGCAGATGATCCTTTTGAAGGTTCCG AAAGTTGTAATGGAACTCTTAGTAGGTGGTGATGACTCTTTGGGATCACAGATTGGAAGTCGTATTCTGGTAATCGAGGGCAGCTCTGTGTATTCTCCTGTTGAAAGCATAAAATGCTTGAAATTGGGACTCAAGGATTATGTTCGTAAGCACCAAACTCGCTTCTCAGTTGG ggaaaacCTAAAGGTTGGAACTGGGGTTGCTAACTCTTCAGGAAGTTCTCAGGGCAATAGCCAGGTGGTGGAAGCTGTGGTGATTATCAGTGAGATGTCTGAACTAGTTCCTTCTTCCTGCATCAGGGAACAAGACATGAAAACAGAG GTCTTATATTTCGAAGACTTTGTATCTTGTTCTATTGCTCAGTCATCCCTTGATGCATTGACAAACATCAACTGGAAAAGCTATGGGTTGGCTCTGCGGAGCATTGCAAATCATGATGGTAGTGTAATGCTGGAATGGGAGAACCTGCTACCAGATTTCCACATTCATATTGCCATCCATTGTTACCATAGACA GGTAAAACAGTGGGTTGCAGAAAACAGTTTACCTGATCGAAATCTTGTTAGAAAAGCTGTCAAGTGTGCTTTGGATGACTTGAAGGAAAATAATCAAGGGGTTCTCCTAAGTAGACGTGCACTTAAG ATGTGTGATTATGCACCTGACCTTGCAAAAACGCTTGCTCAGCTGATCTTATCCTCCAATGACTTGAACTTCCAAGAAGAATGTTGTTCTCTTCTTGGGGTACAGTCTCAGGAGGTTAACATGGATAATGTTGGAAATTGCATCAGGGAGAAGATAATTTCAGTGATTGGATTAAATGATCGCAACTCCCAGAAAAATAAAGAAGCCCCAACCTTCCTCTTTGAAGACGATTGTTTCCAGAAAGAGCATTTCATGGAGGAGGAATATCATGAAGGTGAAGAAGCTTACAACTTTTTGGATCTGTAG